The Lycium ferocissimum isolate CSIRO_LF1 chromosome 10, AGI_CSIRO_Lferr_CH_V1, whole genome shotgun sequence genome window below encodes:
- the LOC132034361 gene encoding vesicle-associated membrane protein 724 — MGQESFIYSFVARGTMVLAEYTEFTGNFPAIAAQCLQKLPSSNNKFTYNCDHHTFNFLVQDGYAYCVVSKESVGKQISIAFLERVRADFKKRYGGGKADTAVAKSLNKEFGPIMKEHMQYIIDHADEIEKLLKVKAQVSEVKSIMLENIDKTIERGENLTTLSDKAEDLRDSAQEFKKKGTQIRRKMWYQNMKIKLVVLGIILFLVLIIWLSICRGFNCTN, encoded by the exons ATGGGTCAAGAATCCTTCATATACAGCTTTGTAGCTCGTGGTACAATGGTACTAGCTGAATACACTGAGTTTACTGGAAATTTCCCTGCTATTGCAGCTCAATGTTTGCAGAAATTGCCATCTTCAAacaataaattcacttataatTGTGATCACCATACTTTTAACTTCCTTGTTCAAGATGGTTATG CTTATTGTGTTGTTTCCAAAGAATCTGTGGGGAAGCAAATTTCTATTGCATTTTTGGAACGTGTGAGAGCCGATTTTAAGAAAAGATATGGTGGTGGTAAAGCAGATACAGCTGTGGCTAAAAGTCTTAATAAAGAGTTCGG ACCCATCATGAAAGAGCATATGCAGTATATAATTGACCATGCCGACGAGATTGAGAAACTATTAAAAGTTAAAGCGCAAGTGTCTGAAGTCAAAAGTATTATGTTGGAGAATATAGACAAG ACTATTGAAAGAGGGGAAAACTTGACTACACTTTCCGACAAGGCTGAAGATCTGCGTGATTCG GcccaagaattcaagaaaaaggggacTCAAATACGGCGGAAGATGTGGTATcagaatatgaaaataaagttggTTGTGCTAGGGATCATCCTGTTTCTGGTTCTTATAATCTGGCTTTCAATTTGCCGTGGCTTCAATTGCACCAACTAG